The following is a genomic window from Desulfosoma caldarium.
GTTGGCCAGATCCTGCAGGGCCGTGGTGCACAATGTTCTTTCCGAGAATGCGCAGCAGTGGTTCAACGGCCTGAACGGCCTCAGCGTCGCCCCCCACCATGATGGAAAGGGTCGCCTGCCTCGCTCCCACATCACCTCCTGAAACCGGCGCATCCACGGCCCAAGCGCCACGGCGTCGCGCTTCCGCATGGATGGCTTGCGCCAGCCGTGGTTCCGTCGTGGTCATGTCCACCAAAACGGATCCCTGCTGCAGGCCTTCAAAAATGCCTTTCGGGCCGAAATAGACTTCTCGCACATCTTCGGGAAAGCCCACCATGGTGAAAACCACGTGGCACGAGGCGGCCACCTCGGCCGCCGACGCCGCCCACCGGGCTCCGCGTTCCAGCAGCGGTTCGGCCTTGGCTCGATGGCGGTTGAACACCGTCACCGCATACCCCGCATCCAAAAGATGGCCGCACATGGCCGATCCCATGACGCCCGTACCGATCCAGCCGATGGGTGTTCGAGCCGGGTCACACACCGGGAGCATACCCTTTTCCGAGATCTCCATAGCTCCTCCTCGAGCACAACTTTTCGCTCATTGCAGCTTTTTCGTTATGTGTTCTCCGGCCGAACCCACGTGCCCGTGTCTTTGTAGGCTCGGGTCACGGCCTTGAGCTCATCGCGGCGTTTCATGAAGAGGTCTTTCATGCTCTGAAGCCATTTGAGGTGCGCCACGGTGTCTTCCCGAGTGAGGAAAAGCGGGTGTTCTCCCCGAATGGTTTCCACGGCAAAAGAGGCGCCGTCCCAGCGGAGCGTGCCTTCGCTGCTGCAGGTCATGCACCGAATCTTTTGGACGCCGGAACCTGCAGGGTCCGCCGAGGGAAGGAACCGGAAAGTATCCCCGCCGCACAACGGACATCGCGGCGTTTTGGAATCGGGCGTTTCGGCTCCCTCTTCCAAAGCCCGGGCCAATTTGCGTGCGGCAGCAGGGCCCTCATGGCCCAGCAGGACTTCCCCGGGAAGCGCCCCGTACACGACTTCGCACCCACGGTGATCGGCCAGAATGAGTTTGAGAAAGCTGTCCACCACAAGTTTGGTGTAACCTTCGAGTCCCGTCACACCGGCAATGGCCACCCCTACGGCGGGTTTTCCCCAGAGCGCATCGATGTGCGCGTAAAAGCTCAAACCGCGATCCAACAAGCGCTTGAGGCTTGCGTTGGCCCCAAGAAAATACGTGGGGGCGGCGACAACCAAGGCGTCGGCTTTAACCATTTCCTCCAAAACCAAGGGCAAGTTGTCCCTTTGGACGCAGCGCATGGGCCCGAAAAGGCATTGGTAGCAGGCCAGGCATGGGCGAATGTCCAGTTCGGGAAGCCTGATGAGCCGAAGGTTCCAGGATCCTTTCAGACACCGATGGATTTCCTTGATGAAGATCTCACTGTTGCCAAACTTTCTGGGGGATGCCACAAGTCCCAACAGCGTTTTCATAGCATCACGCTCCTTTCCCTCGCACGTTCGATCCGGCACGATTCCCCTTGCGCACGGCCCCTGCTCCACTCGAATTCCACCATAACGGCATCGGGAATGTCAAAGTCAATCACCCGAAGCGGCGCGCCGCGGATGCCCCCCTGGCCGTCACCTGGTAGATCGGCAAGCAGGCGATATCCCCGGACCGCGAGCGATGCACCCGTAGGGGCGACCCGCCGGGTCGCCCCTACGGACAGGCCAGGGCGGGGTTTTCAACGTCGCATTGGGTCAAATGCGCCATGGTTCGTTCTTTGTCGGGGCGGGTTCCAAACCCGCCCGAAAACATCGAGATTTTTCACGGTCCATTTCCCAATGCCATGAATTGTTCGCGATGTATTCCCGGACGCGCTTTAATGATTCGTCGTTCCGGATGATGTGTTCATAATAATTGCGTTGCCAGACCGACGCGCCGGCCATGCCGCGCGCGGCGTTGATGCCTTTGTGGTGGCGGATTTGAATTGACCGATGATTGCGCCAATGGAATGGGACGCCACACCGGTTGGTGGCCTCGTCGGGTCGACTCGGTTGGCGACCCGCCGGGTTGGGGCGACCCGCCGGGTCGCCCCTACGGTATCCACAATCCAAAGGATACCGTGCACATGATTGGGCATGACCACGAATTCGTGTTCGTCCAATCGTATATACGGGCGAATACGCGCCGCGGCAAACCATTCCTCGCGCGCAATTTTCCCGGTGTCATTCAACCGCATTTCCCCATTAACCACCTGCCCAAACAAACACGCGCGGTCGTGCGTGACAATGGTGACGAAATACGCTCCGGGGAGGGTGTAATCATACCCCTTCAGGCGGATGCTGCGGCGGTGATGACGTTGCGGTTTGTTGCTCACAACCCTCACTTGGGTAAAAACCACGCCGCATCCTTCACCTGTAAGGCGCCGGAGATGAGTTTGGGCAGCCGCGCGTGGCGCCAGGCAGCGAGGGTGAGGGGGCGGGGTGGGTTTGATCTATTCGTTCATCCATCGTTCGAACCTTGATGCCAAAGGACTTCAATACAGCAAGTGCGGGCGAAATTAGACGCTATGACGTGAGGCCGCTTAAAGTTCAGCGATGAGCGGGTCGGGAAAAAGGTCGTCGAGGCGGGCGGGCAGCTTCGGCAACGATTCGTCACGCCGCCCGTAAGGGCGACCATCTCAAGGACGCCCCTACATCCGGCCTGCCCGGGTTCGAAGTCCACGAACGGCGACGGATCAGGGCGCGGACCATCGCCTCCGGAAGGCGACCATCCTCGAGACCAGCTCAGTTTTGTCACTCGGCGTGCTGAGTCGGCCCATAAGAGCGCTGCCTGTACACGGCAGCGACTTGCTGCGCGCAGGCTGTGGGGTCCTTGAGGATCGTGCGGCCCCAGTAAGTTAAAACAATCCAGCCGCGAGTTTGAAGGAAGTTGCGCTTTCTCGCGTCCAGCTCCAGAGTCTCGGGATTACCGTGGATGGCGAAGCCGTCGCAGTAAACAGCAAGTTTCACATCAGGCCAGGCAAAATCGGGCACCGTCACGAGACGACCTTGCTCATCGCGCACTTCGTGCTCACGTTCTGGCAGCGGCAGCTCGGCGATTGTCTCGAGGGCCGCCCGAAGCGGCTCCTCGATCTCGCCCTTAGTGTAGCCCTTCACCGCCGAATCCGCGCCTGATTGCTTGGCGGCGAGCATGTTCTCGAGAACCTCGAGACCGGTGCCCGGTTGGGCGTCCTGAGGAACAACCGGTTCCTGCTTCGACAGGATCAGAAGCAGA
Proteins encoded in this region:
- a CDS encoding flavodoxin family protein, whose product is MKTLLGLVASPRKFGNSEIFIKEIHRCLKGSWNLRLIRLPELDIRPCLACYQCLFGPMRCVQRDNLPLVLEEMVKADALVVAAPTYFLGANASLKRLLDRGLSFYAHIDALWGKPAVGVAIAGVTGLEGYTKLVVDSFLKLILADHRGCEVVYGALPGEVLLGHEGPAAARKLARALEEGAETPDSKTPRCPLCGGDTFRFLPSADPAGSGVQKIRCMTCSSEGTLRWDGASFAVETIRGEHPLFLTREDTVAHLKWLQSMKDLFMKRRDELKAVTRAYKDTGTWVRPENT
- a CDS encoding NAD(P)-dependent oxidoreductase; the protein is MEISEKGMLPVCDPARTPIGWIGTGVMGSAMCGHLLDAGYAVTVFNRHRAKAEPLLERGARWAASAAEVAASCHVVFTMVGFPEDVREVYFGPKGIFEGLQQGSVLVDMTTTEPRLAQAIHAEARRRGAWAVDAPVSGGDVGARQATLSIMVGGDAEAVQAVEPLLRILGKNIVHHGPAGSGQHAKMCNQIVIAGTMIGVCESLLYAMRAGLDPEKVLQSIRGGAAACWALDNLVPRMMRRDFEPGFYVEHFIKDMGIALEESQRLQVVLPGLALVHQLYTAVKAQGYGRKGTQALLLALETLAGHKPSQAP